The Prevotella fusca JCM 17724 genome includes a window with the following:
- a CDS encoding Crp/Fnr family transcriptional regulator translates to MKELVNDTRDIARELARKYSTMTHDELDVLESILVPMKFAKGQMILSEGETCKHFYYIERGLIRQFYFKNGKQITEHLGEDRSIFMCIESLFREEPTKLQVEALEPTLVYALPKHKLEQVALHNVNIQILYRKILEESLITSQIHADLVRFETAQARYKRMCKLNPQVVLRAPLVYIASYLQMTPETLSRVRSSTLLDD, encoded by the coding sequence ATGAAAGAATTGGTAAACGACACCAGGGATATTGCACGTGAATTAGCACGTAAATACAGTACGATGACCCATGACGAATTGGATGTACTTGAAAGTATCCTCGTACCAATGAAATTTGCCAAAGGACAGATGATCCTCAGTGAAGGTGAAACCTGCAAGCACTTCTATTATATTGAGAGAGGACTTATACGCCAGTTCTATTTCAAGAACGGGAAGCAGATTACCGAGCATTTAGGAGAGGACCGAAGCATCTTCATGTGTATAGAAAGTCTTTTCCGTGAAGAGCCTACTAAACTACAGGTGGAGGCTTTAGAGCCGACTTTGGTTTATGCTTTGCCTAAACACAAGCTGGAGCAGGTGGCACTTCATAATGTAAACATCCAGATTCTCTACCGTAAGATACTGGAAGAGAGTCTTATCACCTCACAGATTCACGCTGACCTTGTACGCTTTGAGACTGCACAGGCACGCTATAAGCGAATGTGCAAACTTAATCCTCAGGTTGTCTTACGTGCGCCACTGGTCTATATTGCCAGCTACCTACAGATGACACCTGAGACTTTAAGCCGTGTCCGCTCATCAACATTGCTTGATGACTGA